A genome region from Chiroxiphia lanceolata isolate bChiLan1 chromosome 5, bChiLan1.pri, whole genome shotgun sequence includes the following:
- the SMC1B gene encoding structural maintenance of chromosomes protein 1B, which translates to MGYLKVLVVQDFKSWRGQQVIGPFMRFNCIIGPNGSGKSNIMDAVSFLLCERTANLRVKSVRELVHGAHVGRPVSSTASVKMVYCEEDGEEKTFARVIRGSCTEFFFNDKAVSRSAYVSELEKIGILVKARNCLIFQGTVESIAMKKPKERTQLFEQISNSWELAEEYERKKKKMQQAEEDAQFNYNKKKSVAAERKQAKIEKEEAEHYQMLIKDLYEERIQMKLFLLYHNEKDIGFLKTSLDEKNMEAYTKKESLSAAEDSFKAKKKVLGVLNRDLQHMEKEMKTLEASLIQQRPLYIKAKENTSYQIKKVEMSKKSLRDKEKQCDKEKQNIKELEIELSDIEKAWRAFEEKAEEELKQRAAHVELGESQLERYRELKETARKKVATLTQQMEKLRWEDKGDQERLKLNRRKKNEVEEIIKQTVEQIEEHKKRIEKLEEYAKICSESLAEKKQQEELLAEEIETSTVRMAEVNEELNKIVGELQNARMDYHEGRREQMRAEILESLRRLYPDSVFGRLLDLCHPIHKKYQLAVTKVFSRYMTAIVVASQKTARDCIQFLKQERAEPETFLALDYLDVKPINEKLREVKGAKLLVDVVQTPFAPLKRVIQFVSGNSLVCETVKEAKHIAFDGPVRLKTVSLDGTLFLKSGVISGGSSDLRFKARCWDDKEMNKMKERRDSLIHELKTLMKTKRKEADLKQLRAQSQGTQTRLKYSQSELDLIKKKHLANLYMEKSKLESELLNIESQHDMLNEGIAQRKTKIEEFQTKINEVEDTVFREFCEEIGIENIRVYEQEHVRQQEEIAKRRLEFESQKTRLNTQLEYNRDHLQKLTNSVSKLRETIKKDEAEIVRLREDEEKLLIKVNEMVEEQQELKDRLSAHKSQVTKSQTEVEEFRRRMLTLNREATKLQKEAAALETALEEKRLKRHNLLLECKVQDLKIKLLFGTLDDISEVELGTETEDTQTTSGIYEREERIQVDYRSLAEDLKDLQSEKDMEARLKQMQQEIKCKETTLLKTAAPNLRAVEKLQIARGKFQESIDAFESSRKEARTCRQEFEEVKKRRYELFSRCFEHASIAIDRIYKKLCRNSSAQAFLSLENPEEPYLEGIGFNCVAPGKRFMPMDCLSGGEKTVAALALVFAIHSFRPAPFFILDEIDAALDNSNIDKVSSFIREQAHEQFQMIVISLKEEFFCKADALLGVCPEHDDIMFSKVLTLDLTEFPEQEQQDRAEKPRRSSVLG; encoded by the exons ATGGGTTACCTGAAGGTGCTGGTGGTGCAGGATTTCAAGTCGTGGCGCGGGCAGCAGGTGATCGGCCCCTTCATGAGGTTCAACTGCATCATCGGGCCCAATGGATCAG gGAAATCTAACATAATGGATGCTGTCAGCTTTCTGCTGTGTGAGAGGACAGCCAATCTGAGGGTTAAGAGTGTTCGGGAGCTCGTTCACGGAGCACATGTTGGGCGACCAGTGTCTTCCACAGCCAGTGTGAAGATGGTGTACTGtgaggaggatggggaagagaagacATTTGCAAGAGTTATCCGTG gcAGTtgtactgaattttttttcaatgacaAGGCTGTCAGCCGATCTGCTTATGTATCCGAGCTTGAAAAAATAGGCATTCTTGTCAAGGCCAGGAACTGCCTCATTTTTCAG GGAACAGTAGAATCGATTGCAATGAAGAAGCCCAAGGAGAGAACTCAACTTTTTGAACAAATCAGTAATTCATGGGAATTGGCCGAAGAATATGAAcgaaaaaagaagaaaatgcagcaagCAGAAGAGGATGCACAGTTTAattataacaagaaaaaaagtgttgcaGCAGAACGGAAACAAGCCAAGATAGAGAAAGAGGAG GCAGAGCATTACCAGATGCTAATCAAGGACCTGTATGAAGAAAGGATACAGATGaagctttttctgctttatcaCAATGAAAAAGACATTGGCTTCCTGAAAACCAGTTTGGATGAAAAGAATATGGAGGCTTATACCAAGAAAGAGtctctttctgcagcagaagatTCATTTAAAGCCAAGAAAAAAGTGCTTGGTGTACTAAACAGGGACCTACAgcatatggaaaaagaaatgaa gaCTCTGGAAGCATCACTGATTCAGCAGAGACCCCTGTAtataaaagcaaaggaaaacacgTCCTACCAAATCAAGAAAGTAGAAATGTCTAAAAAATCTCTGAGGGACAAGGAGAAACAGTGTGataaggaaaagcagaacataAAAGAGCTAGAGATAGAACTGAGTGATATTGAGAAGGCGTGGAGAGCGTTTGAGGAGAAAGCTGAAGAGGAGCtaaagcagagagcagcacatGTTGAGCTGGGAGAAAGTCAG CTGGAGCGTTACAGAGAGCTAAAGgaaacagcaagaaagaaagTTGCTACACTAACCCAGCAGATGGAGAAACTTCGTTGGGAGGATAAAGGAGATCAGGAAAGGCTGAAACTTAATcggaggaagaaaaatgaagtcgAG GAAATCATAAAGCAGACTGTGGAACAGATAGAGGAGCATAAGAAACGCATAGAGAAGTTGGAAGAATATGCCAAGATATGCAG CGAATCGttagcagagaaaaaacagcaggaggagctgctggctgaggAGATTGAGACCTCCACAGTGAGAATGGCTGAAGTGAATGAGGAGCTGAACAAAATCGTTGGGGAGCTGCAGAATGCCAGGATGGATTACCAcgagggcaggagggagcagatgAGAGCAGAGATCCTGGAGAGTCTCAGAAGGCTGTACCCGGATTCTGTG TTTGGAAGATTGCTTGACCTGTGTCATCCTATCCATAAAAAATACCAGCTTGCTGTTACCAAGGTGTTCAGCAGATACATGACTGCTATTGTTGTTGCCTCTCAAAAAACAGCAAGGGATTGCATTCAGTTCCTGAAACAGGAACGGGCCGAACCCGAAACGTTTCTTGCTTTGGATTACCTTGAT GTCAAACCAATCAATGAGAAGCTGAGGGAGGTAAAGGGAGCTAAACTGCTGGTGGATGTTGTGCAAACACCATTTGCTCCACTGAAAAGAGTGATTCAGTTTGTGAGTGGGAACAGTCTGGTCTGTGAGACGGTGAAGGAGGCCAAACACATCGCCTTTGATGGACCAGTGAGGCTCAAG acaGTGTCTCTTGATGGaactttatttttgaaatctgGAGTGATTTCTGGAGGATCCAGTGATTTAAGATTTAAAGCTAGATGTTGGGATGataaagaaatgaataaaatgaaagaaagaagggatAGCTTGATTCATGAGTTAAAG ACCCTGATGAAGACCAAGCGTAAGGAGGCCGACCTGAAGCAGCTGCGTGCCCAGAGCCAAGGAACCCAGACACGGCTCAAGTACTCACAGAGTGAGCTGGAcctcattaaaaagaaacaccttGCCAATCTCTACATG GAAAAATCAAAGCTGGAAAGTGAACTGCTAAATATTGAGTCTCAGCATGACATGCTGAATGAAGGAAtagcacaaagaaaaacaaaaatagaagaatttcagacaaaaattAATGAG GTGGAAGACACTGTTTTCCGGGAATTCTGTGAAGAGATTGGTATAGAAAACATCCGTGTGTATGAACAGGAACACGTGAGGCAGCAAGAGGAGATTGCCAAGAGAAG GCTGGAGTTTGAAAGCCAGAAGACCCGACTGAACACTCAGCTGGAATATAATCGGGATCATCTCCAAAAATTAACAAACTCAGTCAGCAAGTTGAGGGAGACCATAAAGAAAGATGAAGCTGAGATCGTCAGGCTACGGGAG gatgaagaaaagcttttaataaaAGTGAATGAAATGGTGGAGGAGCAGCAAGAACTTAAGGATAGATTAAGTGCTCATAAATCTCAGGTTACAAAAAGCCAAACTGAAGTTGAAGAGTTCAGAAGGAGGATGTTAACTCTTAATAG GGAAGCCACAAAACTGCAGAAGGAAGCTGCAGCTTTAGAAACTGCTCTGGAAGAGAAGAGACTAAAGAGACATAATCTGCTGCTCGAGTGCAAGGTGCAGGACTTGAAAATCAAGCTCCTCTTTGGAACACTGGATGACATCAGTGAAGTAGAG CTGGGAACTGAAACAGAAGACACCCAGACGACATCAGGGATCTatgagagggaggagaggattCAGGTGGACTACAGGAGCCTAGCAGAAGACCTGAAG gaCCTGCAATCTGAGAAGGACATGGAGGCTCGTCTGAAGCAGATGCAGCAGGAGATCAAATGTAAAGAGACCACTCTGCTGAAGACAGCTGCTCCCAACCTGAGGGCAGTGGAGAAACTCCAGATCGCTCGGGGCAAGTTCCAGGAGTCCATAGACG cttttgagagcagcaggaaggaggccAGAACATGCAGGCAGGAATTTGAAGAGGTGAAAAAGAGGAGGTATGAGCTGTTCAGCAGGTGCTTTGAACACGCCTCCATAGCCATTGACAGGATCTACAAGAAGCTGTGCAGGAACAGCAGTGCTCAG GCATTCCTGAGTCTTGAGAATCCTGAGGAGCCCTATCTGGAAGGCATTGGCTTCAACTGTGTGGCCCCAGGCAAGCGTTTCATGCCCATGGACTGTTTGTcaggaggggagaaaacagTGGCAGCCCTGGCCCTTGTGTTTGCCATACACAG CTTTAGGCCAGCACCTTTCTTTATTTTGGATGAGATAGATGCTGCCCTGGACAACTCCAACATTGATAAA GTCTCGAGTTTCATCAGGGAACAGGCCCACGAGCAGTTCCAAATGATAGTGATTTCCCTGAAGGAGGAGTTCTTCTGCAAGGCAGACGCCTTGcttggagtgtgtccagag cacgATGACATCATGTTCAGCAAAGTGCTGACCCTGGATCTCACCGAGTTCCCggagcaggaacagcaggacagggcagagaaGCCCAGACGCAGCTCTGTCCTGGGGTAG
- the RIBC2 gene encoding RIB43A-like with coiled-coils protein 2: protein MSGLGQLREQREAAAVQRRREQELLRRSRIFNARLRTIGIDKDALDVQVKERKIQEAIEKARHEKFANDMKRNDRLMCLLEEQQKREIKDMNKALKEFQKNQTPETRREFDLNDPQALKKDRPARVSDTDPRCTISGMQKFAGEDLNYEQRMKFQKEQLREWSLQQQKDWKTALADQKLADDLYDKYRVEVDRKILELQRQEEESRRAVCTATKDFNRIQADELAFKKELDKSQTLRDNMDEITFLLRGDFLSENPAQALSPLGDRVLVDRWKGMSPEQLMAIRHYQKEQAQENLRLKEQERQREAEWDRQRLQAARAQMLLEREQRRQRRERRRDLDFMNAELSQEQRAKNIYLKEEAYSNIPTAQYYAQFNTTTR, encoded by the exons ATGAgcgggctggggcagctgcgGGAGCAGCGGGAGGCGGCCGCCGTGCAGCGCCGGCGGGAGCAGGAGCTCCTGCGGCGGAGCCGCATCTTCAACGCGCGGCTCCGCACCATTGGG aTTGATAAAGATGCATTGGATGTGCAGgtcaaggaaaggaaaattcaagAAGCAATTGAAAAAGCACGACATGAAAAATTTG CTAATGACATGAAGAGGAATGACAGGCTCATGTGTCTGCTGgaagaacaacagaaaagggaaatcaAAGACATGAATAAGGCTCTCAAGGAATTTCAGAAGAATCAGACCCCAGAAACAAGACGTGAGTTTGACCTGAATGATCCCCAGGCCCTCAAGAAGGACAGACCCGCCCGGGTTTCGGACACCGACCCTCGCTGTACCATCTCTGGCATGCAGAAGTTTGCAGGGGAAGACCTAAACTATGAGCAGAGGATGAAGTTCCAAAAGGAGCAGCTAAGAGAGTGGtctcttcagcagcagaaagactgGAAGACTGCGTTAGCTGACCAAAAACTGGCAG ATGATCTTTATGACAAATATAGGGTTGAAGTCGACCGAAAGATTCTGGAGCTCCAACgacaagaagaagaaagcaggCGAGCTGTCTGTACAGCCACCAAGGATTTCAACAGAATCCAG GCTGATGAACTAGCTTTTAAAAAGGAGCTGGACAAGTCTCAAACACTGAGAGACAACATGGATGAAATTACCTTCCTGCTTCGAGGAGACTTCCTTTCTGAGAACCCTGCCCAAGCCCTCAGTCCCTTGGGTGACCGTGTGCTCGTGGACCGCTGGAAGGGCATGAGCCCGGAGCAGCTGATGGCAATTCGGCACTACCAGAAGGAACAAGCTCAGGAGAACCTG aggctgaaggagcAGGAGCGGCAGCGGGAGGCGGAGTGGGACCGGCAGCGCCTGCAGGCGGCCAGAGCACagatgctgctggagagggagcagcgacggcagcggcgggagcggcgccggGACCTGGACTTCATGAATGCGGAGctctcccaggagcagagggcaAA GAACATCTACCTTAAAGAAGAAGCGTATTCCAACATCCCAACAGCCCAGTATTACGCACAGTTTAACACAACCACCCGGTGA